In one Heteronotia binoei isolate CCM8104 ecotype False Entrance Well chromosome 1, APGP_CSIRO_Hbin_v1, whole genome shotgun sequence genomic region, the following are encoded:
- the TMEM151B gene encoding transmembrane protein 151B has protein sequence MSPPASAAAASSSERGSSTSVPQEEAEAAREEQRPVKQSFSKSLCRESHWKCLVLSLLMYGCMGAMTWCHVTKVTRLTFDSAYKGKSMMYHDSPCSNGYVYIPLAFLVMLYVVYLVECWHCYTRNELQYKVDVESVHERVQRMQQATPCIWWKAISYHYVRRTRQVTRYRNGDAYTTTQVYHERVNTHVAEAEFDYSNCGVKDISKDLIDLENFPATRLRFTKCFSFANVESENSYLTQRARFFTENEGLDDYMEAREGMHLKNVDFKEYMVAFSDPDNLPWYVSHYVFWVAALFTLSWPLRVFNEYRTSYVHYHVEKLFGFDYVAVTPAEERPFCRRMPRVNTVDSTELEWHIRSNQQLVPSYSEAVLMDLVGLSGCTTYSSCRYGSYRQNCEQCHRTISSSSIFSRSALSICNGSPRIPFSSSHFSLGRLYGSRRSCLWQSRSGSLNEQSCPTEQTRLSSQVTVEEEDPPPYQDALYFPILIVHRNEGCLNHDHRHLHRNGSCVETSL, from the coding sequence CAGCGGCCAGTGAAACAGTCCTTCAGCAAGTCACTCTGTAGGGAATCGCATTGGAAATGCTTGGTGCTCTCGCTTCTTATGTATGGCTGCATGGGAGCCATGACCTGGTGCCATGTTACCAAGGTGACACGGCTGACATTTGATAGCGCCTATAAAGGAAAGTCCATGATGTACCATGACAGTCCCTGTTCTAATGGCTATGTCTACATTCCTCTGGCCTTCCTGGTGATGCTGTATGTAGTCTATCTGGTGGAATGTTGGCACTGCTACACCCGCAATGAACTCCAATACAAAGTGGATGTGGAGAGTGTACATGAACGTGTCCAAAGGATGCAACAAGCCACACCATGTATCTGGTGGAAAGCTATCAGCTACCACTATGTCAGGAGGACTCGCCAGGTCACTCGTTATCGCAACGGGGATGCTTATACTACCACCCAAGTGTACCATGAGAGGGTCAATACCCATGTGGCAGAAGCAGAGTTTGATTACTCCAACTGTGGGGTGAAAGATATCTCTAAGGATCTAATTGACTTGGAGAATTTCCCAGCCACTCGACTTCGCTTCACCAAGTGCTTCAGCTTTGCCAATGTAGAGTCTGAGAACTCCTATCTGACCCAGAGAGCCCGTTTCTTCACAGAAAATGAGGGACTGGATGATTATATGGAGGCAAGAGAAGGCATGCATCTCAAGAATGTCGACTTCAAAGAGTATATGGTGGCCTTCTCAGACCCAGACAACCTACCTTGGTATGTCTCCCACTATGTCTTCTGGGTGGCTGCTCTCTTTACTTTGTCCTGGCCATTGCGGGTCTTTAATGAGTACCGTACTTCCTATGTTCACTACCATGTGGAAAAGCTCTTTGGGTTTGATTATGTGGCAGTAACACCAGCTGAGGAGCGCCCTTTCTGCCGGAGGATGCCCCGGGTCAATACGGTGGACAGTACAGAGCTAGAGTGGCACATCCGTTCCAACCAGCAGCTGGTTCCCAGTTACTCAGAGGCTGTCCTCATGGACTTGGTGGGGCTCTCTGGCTGCACTACCTACTCCTCGTGCCGCTATGGGAGCTACAGACAGAACTGTGAGCAATGTCACAGGACTATAAGCAGCTCTTCCATCTTCTCCCGCAGTGCTCTCAGTATCTGCAATGGCAGCCCCAGGATCCCCtttagcagcagccatttttcacTGGGCCGTCTCTATGGCTCACGGCGCAGCTGCCTTTGGCAGAGCCGGAGTGGAAGCCTAAATGAGCAGAGCTGCCCAACTGAGCAGACCCGCCTGTCCAGCCAAGTcactgtggaggaggaagatcccCCTCCTTACCAGGATGCCCTATACTTCCCCATTCTCATTGTGCATCGAAATGAGGGCTGCCTCAACCATGATCACCGCCATCTCCATCGGAATGGGTCCTGTGTGGAGACCTCACTATGA